In a single window of the Elaeis guineensis isolate ETL-2024a chromosome 6, EG11, whole genome shotgun sequence genome:
- the LOC105060055 gene encoding uncharacterized protein: protein MSWLARSLVRSLSSDHGDGDGDDEERIKEKAESPSKEAEPGEDSPVEPGTPTRGVKEDLSELTKTLTRQFWGVASFLAPPPASEKPNPPSLPEMDSSASDRGRRSDSSDPAASLYADEAAAESESPRIAGIRSDFAEIGGKFRSGISMLSNTMAVSEISKIASTFLPFGAEEGEEDGREEAEEEEDNVEVGAVGVTEEVLAFARNISMHPETWLDFPLFHEDEDCDDFEMSDAQQEHALAIEHLLPRLAALRIELCPYHMSEGRFWKIYFVLLHSRLSKHDAELLSTPQIVEARAILLQDLQNRTKMGSERSGRGTLYRKEDATSVPIGEPTSDPLVDVETEKHPVQTTEVNIIDKSVIEEQLPLQSKTKDLPSETSKVSIVKDEEEGDDWLEEDVGEMGSTGGAAIPLGHEEDVSFSDLEDDDDRGTLLSSKSLDANNSQTKDSRGWVQLNKGSGGSSKSGDSTSPQSKESSDWLNVEHIDVE, encoded by the exons atgTCATGGCTGGCGAGATCTCTCGTGAGGTCGCTGAGCTCCGATCATGGCGACGGAGACGGCGACGACGAGGAGCGGATAAAGGAGAAGGCCGAATCGCCGTCTAAAGAAGCGGAACCCGGTGAGGACAGCCCCGTGGAGCCCGGAACCCCGACGAGGGGCGTCAAGGAGGACCTCTCGGAGCTCACCAAAACCCTAACCCGCCAATTCTGGGGCGTCGCCTCCTTCCTCGCCCCgccaccggcgtcggagaagcccaACCCTCCGAGTCTCCCCGAGATGGATTCCTCGGCCTCTGATCGCGGCAGGAGGTCCGATTCCTCCGATCCGGCGGCATCCCTCTACGCCGATGAGGCGGCGGCGGAGTCAGAGTCGCCGAGGATCGCCGGAATCCGGAGCGATTTCGCGGAGATCGGGGGGAAGTTTAGGAGCGGGATCTCGATGCTGTCGAATACCATGGCGGTGTCGGAGATCTCGAAGATTGCGTCTACATTTCTGCCGTTTGGGGCTGAGGAGGGCGAGGAGGACGGGAGGGAAgaggcggaggaggaggaagataaTGTTGAGGTCGGAGCGGTGGGGGTTACTGAGGAGGTCTTGGCATTTGCGAGGAATATCTCGATGCATCCAGAGACGTGGTTGGATTTCCCATTGTTCCATGAAGACGAAGATTGCGACG attttgaaATGTCAGATGCTCAACAGGAGCATGCATTGGCCATTGAGCACCTTTTACCCAGATTAGCAGCTCTGAGAATTGAACTTTGCCCGTATCATATGAGTGAAGGGCGCTTTTGGAAAATCTATTTTGTACTTCTGCATTCTAGACTCAGTAAGCATGATGCTGAACTTCTGTCAACACCTCAG ATTGTAGAAGCCAGAGCAATTCTGTTACAGGATCTACAGAATCGAACAAAGATGGGATCTGAGAGGTCTGGAAGAGGGACACTGTATAGAAAAGAGGATGCCACTTCAGTTCCAATTGGAGAACCCACTTCTGATCCCTTGGTAGATGTTGAAACTGAAAAGCATCCAGTCCAAACAACCGAGGTGAACATTATTGACAAGTCTGTCATTGAAGAACAGCTACCTCTGCAAAGTAAGACCAAGGATTTGCCTAGCGAGACATCTAAAGTCTCCATTGTGAAGGACGAAGAGGAGGGTGATGACTGGCTGGAAGAGGATGTTGGTGAAATGGGTAGCACAGGAGGTGCTGCTATCCCATTAGGACATGAGGAAGATGTATCATTCAGTGATCTCGAGGATGATGATGATCGAGGCACACTTTTAAGCTCCAAAAGCCTTGATGCAAATAATTCTCAAACTAAAGATTCTAGAGGCTGGGTTCAGCTAAATAAAGGTTCTGGGGGCTCATCAAAGAGTGGTGACTCCACAAGCCCACAATCCAAGGAATCCAGTGATTGGTTAAATGTTGAACATATTGACGTGGAATGA